The Anopheles moucheti chromosome 3, idAnoMoucSN_F20_07, whole genome shotgun sequence genome contains the following window.
TTGTGTGTCAGTTGATTGATTACTAAAGTGCAGTAACCCTGCTATGCAATGGTGTCGTTGCCATGGGCAACGGTTTTCGTGTTATTTTCGCTCATTTGTTTAAACGCGAAGAATGTTTGCCATCTCCGCAGCTGGTTATGGTACAATTACTCGTGACGATATAATCGCACTAGAGGTACGCTGTTTGGAACAAATTCGGGAAGATGTGCTGTATGCCGTGCGGAACGATGCCAAGTTGCGGGCGGTATTAACCTCGAAAAACTACGACGATTTCAAGTAAGTCCCGAATGTACTGAATGCTCACGTATTGCTAATGCCACTAGccaattttaatttgttttatcacGCACAGAAACATCGTCGATGCAGCCCACTTAACACCACTGAGTGCCAGCGATAAGATGAACGCTAAAACAAAGAATCGAATCTGGAATAGCGCCACGCGCGATTAAGTTTTCACAGCGAATAAACATTACAATGCCGTGGATGCTAATCAATTAACGGCGTTTAGCAACGAGCAACTAGTCCAGCGTAAAAATCCGTTTCGATATATCTTCCACTAGCCAATCGATGGCTTCCACCAGTTTGCCACCCGTCACGGCGCTTACGCTCTGTATCGACCAGTGGTGTGTTTCGATTTTGTCCAGCTGCAGTATCTCCTTGATCTCGTTCGCCGTCAGTGCTCCGGGCAGATCTTGTTTGTTGGCTAGCACAAGCAGTGTGGCACCGGCGAGTCGCTCTTCCTGCAGCAGTAGCGTAAGTTCCTCGCGGCACGATTCCATACGCATCCGGTCGGTACTGTCCACGACCCAGATGAGTCCATCGGTGCACTCGAAATAATTACGCCAGTACGATCGCAACGATTTTTGCCCACCTACGTCCCACATGTTCAGCACATAGTCGTTGTAGTGCagtgttttaatattaaatccTAGCGTGGGCGATATCTGGTCAATCGGTTCACCATTGAACCGTTTCAGGATGGTGGTTTTTCCGGCATTGTCGAGGCCGctgtggaaataaaaaaagcaaccacgTCGTTATCGTTGTGGATGTTCGGTTTTATGATAATTTCATGCCCAGTACTTACAGCAACAATATTcgcatttccttttctttctgtttcatCTTCTTAAGAATCGTTAAAAATCCCATCTTGCGTGTTTTTCCACAGCTGCACAGCACCACAGCACAACAGGAGCAATGAAATGGGGTTTGTTTACGTGGTGGTTTTATTTGACACGCACTGTTAGTGACAGCTCCCAATAAACAGTTTGAATCGTCAACATATTTTCGAACATTAAGTCTCGTTTACACACCACGTTGGATTGTTGGAGAAAAGGATCCAGCAGGACACGTGTGTCTCTCATTGAAGTTTGAATTATGGAGCGCGTAGTGCGTGTGTATTTAATATAAAGCCATCCCTATCAATTAAGCGGTCTTTGTATCAATTTTAGTGTCATGCCCGAATAGAGTTTGCACCAAAACGATAAACACTCCACGTGCTGCCTAGAATGCTTCCCCGATCGGTTTGATGATGATTTCGTGCACCTGCACATTTGGTGGTGTACCGATCACGTATAGTACGGCTGCCGAGATGTCTTCCGCTTCAAGCATTGGCATATCTTCGGGAACGAAGGACGGATCGAGAATTTCTGTTTTCACTCCACCGGGGCTGATACTCTGCGGAAACAGTAAGAGAATAATGATCATTTAAAAGATTGTTCTTACATCCTTATTCGCCATGCATCCTTCTTACCGTGACTTTAATTTTCGTTCCGGCCGCTCTCAATTCCTGGCGCATCGTTTCCGTGATGGCCCGTACCGCGTGCTTCGTACCGGGATAGATGTTGATCTTGGGGAAGTTGGGAACAATGTGTCCGGCCACGCTGCTGATGTGCACGAT
Protein-coding sequences here:
- the LOC128305568 gene encoding uncharacterized protein LOC128305568; translated protein: MFAISAAGYGTITRDDIIALEVRCLEQIREDVLYAVRNDAKLRAVLTSKNYDDFKNIVDAAHLTPLSASDKMNAKTKNRIWNSATRD
- the LOC128305566 gene encoding ADP-ribosylation factor-like protein 2, with the translated sequence MGFLTILKKMKQKEKEMRILLLGLDNAGKTTILKRFNGEPIDQISPTLGFNIKTLHYNDYVLNMWDVGGQKSLRSYWRNYFECTDGLIWVVDSTDRMRMESCREELTLLLQEERLAGATLLVLANKQDLPGALTANEIKEILQLDKIETHHWSIQSVSAVTGGKLVEAIDWLVEDISKRIFTLD